TTTTTGCATAAAAGGAGAGTGCCCAATGTATCCATATGGCTATTATCAAGGTTATCTTCCTCAGCCAGCAGCCCACTTCACCCCTGAATATGATTATCAGCAGTACGAACAATATGATGACAGACAGCCCCAGCAGCTCGAAAGAAGGGTTACAGCTTTGGAAAGGCAAAATCAGGAGCAATCCCGAGAGATTACCCGGCTGAACAGGCAGCTGGTAAATTTGACTGACCAGGTTAAAATGCTGAACCAGACCGTTGACCGCCATACACGAAGGCTTAATCGGCTGAACCAAAGGCTAAGGGCAGTTGAGAATAGACTTAACATCCCTTTTACTCCTTTTGACGGGGAATTCTAAGGGAGAACTTTGTGCTTACTGCCGTGAGCCCTAGGAATAACAACTTTGCCCCAATCTCATAGTGATTGGGGCTTTAATTTACCTATTGGTTTATACGCAAACTTTGTAATTACTGTCCGGCCAGTGTTAGGGCATCTTCTGTTTAGCTAAACCTGGCTATTCGCTCGTAAACCTCTTTTAAGTTGGAGCATCCTAATTTATGAACCTCCTCGATCAAACGGCACCATAAGAGAGCAGTAAGCTTTGCATCTCCCAGGGCATGATGGCGGTCTTTAACAGGGATGCTATAAAATTCACAAAGGTCTTCTAATCTCCAGAATGATTTATTATGATCAGCTATCCTGTAAAGGAAGGAAGTATCTAATATCCTATACTTGAATGGCGTACGGAATAGCTTCCAGCAGCTGTGCTGCATAAAGCTTTTCTCGTGGTTCGCATGATGGGCCACAAGCGGCATATCCTTTACAAATTCAAGGAAACTAATCAATACTTCCGAGAGAGGAGGGGCTTTTTCTAAATCAGCCTCAGATAAACCCGTCAGCTCCTTAATTTCGTTTGAAAGTGGCTTTTCAAATCGGGCGAGTGAATAAAAACTGTCTTCACTGACTTTCCCTTTAATAATTTTAACCGCACCAATCGATATAATCTGATCCCCTTTATCCGGATAAAACCCAGTTGTTTCAATATCAAAGACAGCCACATTCAAATTTCCGAATGGAATAGCCATTGAATCGGTATTCTCCAATTCCCTCTGCATTTGCCTTATAAATGCCATTTGCTGTGGATTTTGACCATTCATCCCACCAAACATATTAGTTTGAAGTTTTCCTTGAATACCTCTGACAAATTGGACAAAAGGATAGAATCCCATTAACCTGCACCCTTTTCAATGGCCCTGATTACAAATTGATGAAGCTTTTTGCCATCCTTTAAAATATTTTTCAATTCATTTCTTTCAGATTTTGATAAGGATTTCAGCTGAATGTAATGGGTATCATCATAGGTATCTGTTTGCCTGTAAGATTGAAGTCTCCATTTTAACAAAGCGGCAAAATTACTTTCATATTTACCCATTTCCTCATCATAGCCATTCATTTTTTTGAGCTTACCCATTCGGGCAATAGTGGATGTCTCCAATATCCCTTCTTTGACAGCAAGAATTCTAACCGCATTTACATAAGGTATAAATGCTGCATATTTTAGATCCAGCTCTCCTTGATGGCTCCCCTTTTCCTCTGTCAGAAGCTGGCCAAATGGACCAACTGATTTTTTTATATGCATACTGGTCTCCATCATCCTGGTCAGCAAATGAGGGCTTTTTGAATGTTCGTGTGGATACTGGACTTCAATTCACCTATATATTCCTCCTGGCCCGCAAGAACTCTGCTGTCATAGAAAATGTGGAGATTTCTTATCGTCTGCAGACTCTCCTCCTGCATCCATGCTTGAATCTGTCTTTTCCATTTAGAAAGCGACTTGCACCACAGCGGATTTGAACTCATCACATTCCCTTCGCAATAGGGATATCCAGCTGCATGCAGACCTTTTGAAATTTCCTCCCCAGCTGCAAAAAATACGCTTCTGCTTCTGCCTCACCCGGTTCAAACACCAAGCCATGGTCCTGGTCACTCAGAAAGCCCTGTTCCATTCTCCCGCCGCTTCCCATCGTAAACCAGGCAAACTTCCATGAAGGTGATCTTTCTATTTTCAATCGCTCCAAAGCTATGCTAATAACAGCATTCATGATAAGGTCGTGAAATTCATTCAGGGCACTGGTATCATAGCGATATATTATCTGTTCCTCTTTCCACTTTTTCAGGGATTGATAAGAATTAAATGATGATTCCATCCAGGCACTTCCTTTAAAGAAAGCTCGAGTCCTGCTTATGAGCTTAAACTTTTGTTTTCCTCAGCCATGAAGACTTCCGGATATCCGTAGCTTCCATGTTCACTTAAATCTAATCCCATAATTTCTTCTTCTTCTGTTACCCGAAGTCCTCCCAATACTTTCTTGGCAGCTGCCAAAATAATGAAGGATACAGCAAATGCATAAAGACCGGATACAGCTACACCCATGAACTGGACTCCCAGCTGTTCAAAACCGCCTCCATAAAACAATCCTGGCTTTCCGACTGCTGCCAATTCAGGTGTCGCAAAGAATCCAGTGGATAATGTTCCCCAAACCCCAGCTGCACCGTGAACAGATAGGGCAAAGATGGGATCATCGATTTTCCTCTTTTCAAAGAATCGCACACTGTAGAATACCAGTATTCCTGCTACAAACCCTATGACAACAGCCGCCCAAGTATCCACAAATGCACAGGAAGCTGTAATAGCGACCAAGCCCGCAAGAGCACCATTAAGCATTGTCGGCACATCGGATTTCCCCATAACCACCCAGGAAATAATCAGTGCTGATACTGCGCCTGCTCCCGCAGCAAGATTTGTATTAAGAGCTACAAATCCAAAGAACCCATCGTCAACAGTCAATGTACTCCCAGCGTTAAAACCGAACCAGCCAACCCACAGGATCAGCACACCCAAGGCTGTATATACTTGGTTATGACCATAGATATTGTTAGCCGAACCGTCCTTGTTAAACTTTCCAATTCGGGGCTTAAGTAAAATAGTAGCGGCCAAGGCTGCCATAGCACCTGTTAAGTGAACAACTGTTGAACCGGCAAAGTCCTGCTTGCCGTGTTCTGCAAGCCAGCCCCTCCCCAAATCCAATGGGCAACAACAGGATATACAATTGCGGAAAATAATACGGTGAAAATGAGGTAAACGGATAGTTTTGCACGTTCAGCAAATCCGCCGAGTGCAATCGTGATGGCAATACCGGCAAATGCCAGCTGGAATACGAAGAATACCGAAGATGATAAGCCCATTCCCTCAAGTTCAGCACCTGAGTAAAAGAAATTGGTAAGCCCGACCAGGATATTTGCGTTACCGCCAAATATGAAGCCAAAGCCCACTGCCCAAAACACTAATGATGATAGACCAAAGGTAAAGATCGTTTTTCCTGCAATATGCCCCGCATTTTTCATCCTGGTAGAACCTGCTTCCAGCATAATAAAACCGCCAAGCATAAAAATGACTAAAATTGCTCCCAGCATAACCCACAGACTGTTCATTAAAAATGTGGCATCCAATTGTCATTCCTCCCTGTTATTTTTTTGATGTAAGAATTAATATAAATTTAATGTTATATTATCTAACATCATTTAATTTAATCCTTATTTTACTCTAAATTTTATAGAAGTCAATCTGTTTTTAGAAAATTTATAATTTTTGTGTTATATAATCTGACATGAATTTTATTATCAGATTATAACGATTGGCAATTTTATAGTTGCATCTGTTTTTCATTAATCGGATAAGTTAAAAACGAGCATTAATTTGCTCAAATAATCGTGGGGAGTGATGTATCATGGCAAGAAACAAACTATTGGTACCCGGTGCAGGAAATGTATTGGATCAAATGAAACAGGAAATCGCCAATGAGTTTGGAGTTCAGCTTGGTGCTGATACGACCGCACGAGCAAACGGTTCTGTCGGCGGGGAGATGACAAAGCGCCTTGTCGCAATGGCAGAACAGCAGCTTAAAAACCAGCAAAATCAGTAGAGGATGTTTTTTTGCTGGACTTAACCGGCCCTGCCCATGGGCCGGTTAATAAAAAAATGGTTTCACTCAAAAGCTTAATTACCGAACGGAGGCATACTTATGACCAACAAAAATGATAACCGCGAAAGAAAAAACAAATATCCTAAAAACCAAAAACAGGATACGGAATTCTCAAGAGAGGCAGATATCAGAAGCGAAATGACAAAAAAAGATCTGCAAAAATAAAAAGTCTCACACAAAAAAGGCACGTCACTTGACTGCCTTTTTTTGGGTGGTTGTTATTCATTCTTAATTTAACCAAAATACTTCTGATTACGGGTTATTTTCCCTGGAGTAATCACCCTACTTAATCGTGATACAAAAACTCCTGCCTCAAAAACAATTGCAAATAACACTGTCCCAAAAGCAAGATGGATAACGGCCCAGGATATTTCAATGTAACTTATAATGGTAAGAATTCCGATAATGATTTGGATTAAAACAAGCAAGGAGGCAGCCATGAGCCGATTCTGCAACCCAGCCTCCCATTTATTTTTAAATGAAAGATACGTAAGAATAAATATGTAAAATGCCACAACTCCAGCCAGAATCCTATGTCCGGTCTGGACCATTGCAGGAATAGATACAGGCATAAAACCATTTGCACATTCAAGCCATCCGCATGACAATCCGAATGATTCATGCTTAATATAAGCACCAAGGAATAAAGTAAGAAGCGTCACAATCAGCAATCCGTTAAATTTATTTTGCAAACTATTATCTTTTCCGAATACAGCAAGTGATCGCTGTTCATCAGCATTTCGCCAGATCCAGATCAGTGCGGCCAGGAAAAGCATAGCTACGATTAGGTGAACAGAGACAACTACAGCAGGCAAATCCATCCAAACCACAGCAGCCCCCAGTAAAATTTGAATTATTAAAAGCACCATCAGTACCTTAGAAACTTTATCAAGTTCTCGCACCGGATTTGATTTTTGAATACTAAAATACAACATTGCCGTCATTATTCCAAGTGCTGCACCGATAACCCTGTGAGCAAATTCAATTAAGGTATCTCCTTCTAATATCGGGATTACCAGACCATTGCATAAAGGCCATTCCGGCCCGCATCCCATGCCTGACTCCGAAGATGCCACATACCCGCCGAATACAATCAGAAAATAGGTAAGGACAATTGTTAAAAATGCCAGCCGATTTACCTTCAAAGCACACACCCCTTTTATTGCAGCATTTACAATTTTGCAATCAGTTTATCAAAAGCAGGACAAACTTTCGGTGATATGAATCACAAATTTAAGCGGGCCCTAATGCAATTTTCAACATAAGAAAAAAAAACGCCAGAGTTCCCCCTGGCGCAGCTATGCATGTCATTTATTTTGAATAAGTACGGCTATAAAGGGTGACATCCTCTAGTTTAGAACGATTAGGTTCATAGCCTATCCCAGGCCTTTCAGGCACGAATATAAATCCATCTTCCATAGTGACTTCAGGATCGATGATATCTTCCTTCCAGTAGTGGGATGATGGCGCTGTATCTCCAGGAAGCGTAAAATTGGACAGCGAAGTAATGGCAATATTGTGCGCACGGCCTATTCCAGCTTCAAGCATTCCGCCACACCACATCGGAATGTTATGATCTTCGCAAAGGTCGTGAATTCTTCTGGACTCTGTCAGTCCTCCAACACGGCCGATTTTAAGATTTATGATTCTGCAGCTTCCAAGCTCAATCGCTTTTCTTGCATCCTCAAAGGTATGTATACTTTCATCAAGGCAAATTGGCGTTTTCAGATGACTTTGAAGCTTGGCATGGTCGATAATATCATCATGATCTAGAGGCTGTTCAATCATCATAAGATTAAACTCCTCCATCCTTTGAAGATGATCAATATCATTAAGTGTATAGGCGCAATTGGCATCAGCCATAAGCTGTATTTCAGGAAATTGGGCACGAATGGATTTTAAAATATGCACATCCCAGCCGGGCTTGATTTTCACCTTAATCCGCCGGTAACCTTCATTTACATAACCTTCAATTTGCTTGAGCATCTTTACTTCCGACTCCTGTATGCCCACACTTACGCCCACTTCTATTTTTTCCTTTACTCCGCCTAAAGCTTTTGCGAGAGAAATCCCCTTCTCCCGGGCATAAAGGTCCCAGACAGCACCCTCTAGCGCTGCTTTGGCATTAAAGTTTCCCCTGATAGGCCTGAATGC
This window of the Cytobacillus pseudoceanisediminis genome carries:
- a CDS encoding putative nucleotidyltransferase substrate binding domain-containing protein; translation: MHIKKSVGPFGQLLTEEKGSHQGELDLKYAAFIPYVNAVRILAVKEGILETSTIARMGKLKKMNGYDEEMGKYESNFAALLKWRLQSYRQTDTYDDTHYIQLKSLSKSERNELKNILKDGKKLHQFVIRAIEKGAG
- a CDS encoding COX15/CtaA family protein, which translates into the protein MKVNRLAFLTIVLTYFLIVFGGYVASSESGMGCGPEWPLCNGLVIPILEGDTLIEFAHRVIGAALGIMTAMLYFSIQKSNPVRELDKVSKVLMVLLIIQILLGAAVVWMDLPAVVVSVHLIVAMLFLAALIWIWRNADEQRSLAVFGKDNSLQNKFNGLLIVTLLTLFLGAYIKHESFGLSCGWLECANGFMPVSIPAMVQTGHRILAGVVAFYIFILTYLSFKNKWEAGLQNRLMAASLLVLIQIIIGILTIISYIEISWAVIHLAFGTVLFAIVFEAGVFVSRLSRVITPGKITRNQKYFG
- a CDS encoding exonuclease domain-containing protein; the protein is MGFYPFVQFVRGIQGKLQTNMFGGMNGQNPQQMAFIRQMQRELENTDSMAIPFGNLNVAVFDIETTGFYPDKGDQIISIGAVKIIKGKVSEDSFYSLARFEKPLSNEIKELTGLSEADLEKAPPLSEVLISFLEFVKDMPLVAHHANHEKSFMQHSCWKLFRTPFKYRILDTSFLYRIADHNKSFWRLEDLCEFYSIPVKDRHHALGDAKLTALLWCRLIEEVHKLGCSNLKEVYERIARFS
- a CDS encoding alpha/beta-type small acid-soluble spore protein, whose amino-acid sequence is MARNKLLVPGAGNVLDQMKQEIANEFGVQLGADTTARANGSVGGEMTKRLVAMAEQQLKNQQNQ
- the menC gene encoding o-succinylbenzoate synthase gives rise to the protein MDIKSIVLRHVKMELLNPFTTSVGTEVDKDFILVEVKSKSGESGWAESVSIMEPIYNEETVKTNWHIMSDHLIPILFASEIRHPDDVSEAFRPIRGNFNAKAALEGAVWDLYAREKGISLAKALGGVKEKIEVGVSVGIQESEVKMLKQIEGYVNEGYRRIKVKIKPGWDVHILKSIRAQFPEIQLMADANCAYTLNDIDHLQRMEEFNLMMIEQPLDHDDIIDHAKLQSHLKTPICLDESIHTFEDARKAIELGSCRIINLKIGRVGGLTESRRIHDLCEDHNIPMWCGGMLEAGIGRAHNIAITSLSNFTLPGDTAPSSHYWKEDIIDPEVTMEDGFIFVPERPGIGYEPNRSKLEDVTLYSRTYSK